A genomic segment from Nasonia vitripennis strain AsymCx chromosome 4 unlocalized genomic scaffold, Nvit_psr_1.1 chr4_random0007, whole genome shotgun sequence encodes:
- the LOC116417325 gene encoding uncharacterized protein LOC116417325, whose product MESASENQEIPMLLLIDTINQMITDEQAAGHMNTGDKIYVFVQTSEELSRTVGKTITFHQVIDSYNRYREKFDAVNAKVKYLKKGASQLTLDEIGIYKIFKKTKYYL is encoded by the exons ATGGAGTCAGCAAGTGAAAATCAAGAAATTCCAATGCTGTTGCTGATCGACACAATTAACCAGATGATTACCGACGAGCAGGCCGCAGGGCACATGAATACCGGCGACAAAATTTATGTGTTCGTCCAAACCTCGGAGGAGTTATCTAGGACGGTGGGAAAAACTATCACCT TTCACCAAGTAATCGACAGTTACAACCGTTACCGGGAGAAGTTTGACGCGGTGAACGCGAAGGTTAAATACCTTAAGAAAGGTGCGAGCCAATTGACTTTAGACGAGATTgggatttacaaaatattcaagaaaactaaatactatttatga